The following are from one region of the Corylus avellana chromosome ca1, CavTom2PMs-1.0 genome:
- the LOC132184492 gene encoding oligopeptide transporter 6 codes for MGEVYQVEKVDSSEVNEECPIKQVDLTVPKTDDPTMPVLTFRMWVLGLTACVTLSFVNQFFWYRRQPLSVSSISAQIAVVPIGHFMAKVLPKRPFFQGTWFEFTMNPGPFNIKEHVLITIFANSGAGSVYAAHVLSAVKLYYKRALTFLPALIVMLTTQVLGFGWAGLFRKYLVEPGEMWWPSNLVQVALFRALHEKEKRPKGGTTRTQFFLLVLISSFAYYVLPGYLFIMLTTVSWVCWISPKSVFVQQLGSGLQGLGIGSFGIDWATISAYLGSPLASPWFATANTAVGFIFVMYVMTPLAYWYNIYGAKTFPIYSNSLFTSNGSEYDILSIINSKFHLDRTTYAQMGSIHLSTFFSMTYGVGFATLTATLMHVLLFSGSDIWKQTRSAFSGNGKEDIHTKLMKVYKSVPMWWFLVILVTNIALIMFACEYYNESLQLPWWGVLLACAIAVFYTLPIGIIAATTNQMPGLNIITEYIIGYMYPERPVANMCFKVYGYISMTQALTFLADFKLGHYMKIPPRSMFMAQVVGTIVSVIVYTGTAWWLMESIPHLCDTSLLPKGSPWTCPMDRVFFDASVIWGLVGPRRIFGNLGEYGNVNWFFLGGAIAPLLVWLAHKAFPNQNWIRMIHMPVLLGATSMMPPASAVNYTSWIIVGFLSGFVFFRYRPEWWKRYNYVLSGGLDAGTAFMTLLLFVSMGSTGISWWGNDVDGCPLASCPTAKGVMVQGCPVVS; via the exons ATGGGTGAAGTATATCAAGTTGAGAAGGTGGATTCCTCGGAGGTTAACGAGGAATGTCCTATTAAACAAGTCGATCTGACAGTGCCCAAAACGGATGATCCGACCATGCCAGTGCTCACATTCAGGATGTGGGTTCTGGGTCTTACTGCATGTGTCACACTCTCCTTTGTGAACCAGTTCTTTTGGTATAGGAGGCAGCCATTATCGGTCAGTTCAATATCTGCGCAGATTGCTGTGGTGCCCATTGGGCACTTTATGGCCAAGGTGTTGCCAAAGCGTCCCTTCTTTCAGGGCACATGGTTTGAGTTCACTATGAATCCGGGGCCCTTTAATATCAAGGAACACGTTTTAATCACGATTTTTGCAAATTCGGGTGCCGGATCGGTTTATGCTGCTCATGTTTTGTCTGCAGTTAAACTCTATTATAAAAGGGCCCTCACTTTTCTTCCAGCCTTGATTGTTATGCTTACAACTCAG GTGTTAGGGTTTGGTTGGGCTGGACTTTTTCGAAAATATCTGGTTGAGCCAGGGGAAATGTGGTGGCCTTCTAATCTGGTTCAGGTCGCATTGTTCAG GGCTCTAcatgagaaggaaaaaagaccTAAAGGCGGCACTACGCGCACTCAGTTCTTTCTCTTGGTCTTGATCAGTAGCTTTGCTTACTATGTGTTACCTGGCTATCTTTTCATAATGTTAACAACTGTCTCTTGGGTCTGCTGGATCTCTCCTAAGTCTGTTTTTGTCCAACAACTGGGTTCTGGCTTACAAGGCCTTGGAATTGGTTCCTTTGGGATTGATTGGGCTACGATTTCCGCTTACCTTGGGAGTCCATTAGCTAGTCCATGGTTCGCCACTGCCAACACTGCTGTTGGATTCATCTTTGTAATGTATGTGATGACACCCCTAGCTTACTGGTACAACATCTACGGTGCCAAGACTTTCccaatatattctaacagccTTTTCACATCAAATGGTTCTGAGTACGACATTTTGAGCATCATCAACTCCAAATTTCATCTTGACCGGACTACTTATGCACAGATGGGGTCTATACATCTCAGCACATTCTTTTCCATGACTTATGGTGTTGGATTTGCTACACTTACTGCTACACTTATGCATGTTCTGCTATTCAGTGGAAG TGACATATGGAAGCAAACCAGAAGTGCCTTTAGCGGGAATGGAAAAGAAGATATACATACCAAACTTATGAAGGTGTACAAATCCGTTCCTATGTGGTGGTTTCTTGTCATTCTTGTGACGAACATTGCTCTTATAATGTTTGCTTGTGAGTATTACAACGAGTCACTTCAACTGCCTTGGTGGGGTGTGCTGCTAGCTTGTGCCATTGCCGTTTTCTACACTCTCCCAATTGGTATCATTGCTGCCACCACAAACCAG ATGCCAGGTTTGAACATTATAACAGAATACATTATCGGATACATGTACCCAGAGCGCCCTGTTGCTAACATGTGCTTCAAGGTGTATGGATACATCAGCATGACCCAAGCTCTAACCTTTCTGGCAGACTTTAAGCTTGGCCACTACATGAAGATTCCACCAAGGTCAATGTTCATGGCACAG GTGGTTGGAACTATCGTTTCGGTAATTGTATACACGGGAACTGCATGGTGGCTGATGGAAAGCATCCCACACCTTTGTGATACCTCCCTGCTACCAAAGGGCAGCCCCTGGACTTGCCCGATGGACCGTGTCTTCTTCGATGCATCCGTCATCTGGGGACTTGTCGGACCCCGTAGAATCTTTGGCAACCTAGGTGAATACGGGAATGTCAATTGGTTCTTTCTTGGTGGAGCAATTGCCCCTCTCCTAGTCTGGCTTGCACACAAGGCATTCCCTAACCAAAATTGGATTCGCATGATTCACATGCCTGTTTTGTTGGGTGCTACGTCAATGATGCCCCCAGCTAGTGCCGTAAACTACACTAGTTGGATCATCGTAGGGTTTCTCTCCGGATTTGTGTTCTTTAGGTACCGGCCAGAATGGTGGAAGCGCTACAATTATGTCCTTTCTGGTGGTCTTGATGCTGGAACTGCTTTCATGACGTTGTTGCTGTTTGTTTCCATGGGATCCACCGGAATTAGCTGGTGGGGAAACGATGTTGATGGGTGCCCCTTAGCTTCTTGCCCAACCGCAAAAGGAGTCATGGTTCAAGGTTGCCCAGTTGTCTCTTAA
- the LOC132167131 gene encoding U-box domain-containing protein 44-like isoform X2 has protein sequence MSKDVIISTSVVPLSELLSQTVLPIFDTVHAAKEVVIQKENFLKFSTYLDRIAFILKELSELNIDHSKGLENALEVLNREIKVAKQLALDCRNRNKVYLLINCRKIVKLLEDSTKDISRAVSLIPLASLDVSSGIKSQVSKLTKDMLDSEYRAAVTEEEILAKIQLGIQERNGDRSYANNLLVQIAEAVGISTEQSELKKEFEEFKREREDATLHNDFPEALQMEQIIALLEKTDVTTPPEDREKEYFEKRNSLGRKPLEPLHSFYCPINMDVMVDPVEASSGRTFERSAIEKWFAQGNDLCPSTHIPLDTSVLRPNKSLRQSIEEWKNRNTIITIASIKPRLQSSEEQEMLQPLCKLRDICIQRELHREWMTMEGYIPVLIGLLSANNREIRTQALFILFMLAKDSEDNKERIAKVENALESIVHLLARQIGEIKLALQLLLELSRNNGIRDSLGAVQGCILLLVTNLGSDDIQASNDAQELLENLYVLDQNVIQMAKANHFKPLLQRLSSGPENVRMIMVKTLSEIELTDHNKLSILKDGALRPLLQLLSNGDLEMKKVAVKALLHLSNVPENGLQMIREGAVGPLFELLYRHSLSSPTLREQVAATIMHLATSTTLQEADKEQVFLLESEEDIFKLFSLISLTGPDIQRSILQSFHAMCQSPSGFNIRLKLRQLSAVQVLVQLCEADNPIVRANAVKLFLCLTEDGDESTFLEHVGQRCTETLLRIIKTSNDVEEIAAAMGIISNLPKERQLNQWLVDAGAVETIFGCLTDGSKYALHNRQVTENAVGAICRFTVSTNQEWQKRVADAGIIPVLVQFLVSGTALTKQNAAIALKQFSESSFGLSMPIKRHGIFQCCSAAPDTGCPAHLGMCTVESSFCIFEANALEPLVRMLGESELGSCEASLDALLTLIDGERRSGIKALAEANAILPIIKLLGSPSDRLQEKTLIALERIFRLDELKQKYGSSAQMSLVEIAQKKNSHLKSLAAKVLVQLNLLGQQSSYFG, from the exons ATGTCGAAGGACGTGATTATTAGTACCTCAGTGGTTCCATTATCTGAGTTACTCTCCCAGACTGTCCTTCCCATATTTGATACTGTACATGCTGCCAAGGAAGTCGTCATTCAGAAGGAGAATTTCTTGAAATTCTCGACTTATTTGGACAGGATTGCATTTATCTTAAAAGAATTGTCGGAGCTAAACATAGACCACTCCAAGGGCTTAGAAAATGCTCTGGAGGTTCTTAACCGAGAGATTAAAGTTGCTAAGCAGCTAGCACTTGACTGCAGAAACAGAAACAAGGTTTATCTCTTAATCAATTGCAGGAAGATTGTTAAACTTTTAGAGGACAGTACAAAAGATATTAGTCGAGCGGTAAGCCTCATCCCTTTGGCCTCTTTGGACGTTTCGTCAGGTATAAAAAGCCAGGTTAGCAAGCTCACCAAGGATATGCTGGATTCTGAGTATCGGGCAGCTGTAACCGAGGAAGAAATTTTGGCAAAGATTCAGTTAGGGATACAAGAGAGGAATGGTGATCGATCATATGCAAATAACTTGTTAGTTCAAATTGCTGAGGCTGTTGGGATATCCACTGAGCAGTCTGAACTGAAGAAAGAATTTGAAGAATTCAAAAGGGAAAGAGAAGATGCCACACTGCACAATGACTTCCCAGAAGCTTTACAAATGGAACAGATCATTGCATTGCTTGAAAAGACTGATGTCACAACACCTCCCGAGGACAGGGAGAAggaatattttgaaaagaggAACTCTTTAGGTCGAAAACCATTGGAACCTCTGCATTCATTTTATTGCCCCATCAATATGGATGTTATGGTTGACCCCGTGGAAGCTTCATCTGGTCGGACATTTGAGAGGAGTGCCATAGAGAAGTGGTTTGCTCAAGGGAATGATCTTTGTCCCTCGACCCACATCCCCTTGGACACTTCGGTTCTCCGGCCCAACAAAAGTCTTCGACAATCAATTGAAGAATGGAAGAACAGGAACACCATCATTACCATTGCCTCTATCAAACCCAGACTCCAGTCAAGTGAAGAGCAAGAAATGCTTCAACCCTTATGCAAACTGCGAGATATTTGCATACAAAGAGAGTTACACCGGGAGTGGATGACAATGGAGGGCTACATTCCAGTTCTAATTGGACTTCTCAGTGCCAATAATCGTGAAATAAGAACTCAAGCTCTCTTCATCTTATTTATGCTTGCAAAAGATAGTGAAGACAATAAG GAAAGAATTGCTAAAGTGGAGAATGCACTTGAATCCATAGTTCACTTACTTGCACGCCAAATTGGTGAAATTAAGTTGGCATTGCAGTTGTTATTGGAACTGTCTAGAAATAATGGCATACGAGATTCTCTTGGAGCAGTTCAGGGCTGCATACTTCTCTTGGTGACCAATTTAGGCAGTGATGATATTCAAGCTTCCAATGATGCCCAAGAGCTTCTGGAGAACTTGTATGTTCTTGATCAGAACGTTATACAGATGGCAAAGGCAAATCATTTTAAACCTTTGTTGCAGCGTCTTTCTTCAG GACCAGAAAATGTTAGAATGATCATGGTTAAAACTTTGTCAGAAATTGAATTGACTGATCACAACAAATTGTCCATATTGAAAGATGGGGCGTTGAGGCCACTTCTTCAATTGCTCTCAAATGGTGATTTAGAGATGAAGAAAGTGGCCGTTAAAGCTCTTCTGCACCTCTCTAATGTACCAGAAAATGGCCTCCAGATGATCAGAGAAGGTGCAGTTGGGCCACTATTTGAACTTCTGTATCGTCACAGTTTATCATCACCAACTTTGCGTGAGCAGGTAGCTGCCACAATCATGCACCTTGCAACATCTACCACTCTCCAAGAAGCTGATAAGGAGCAGGTTTTCTTGTTGGAATCTGAGGAGgatatttttaagcttttttcaCTTATATCCTTAACAGGACCAGACATACAAAGAAGCATTCTCCAAAGCTTTCACGCAATGTGCCAATCTCCATCTGGTTTTAACATCAGGTTGAAGTTGAGGCAG CTCTCTGCTGTTCAAGTATTGGTTCAATTATGCGAGGCTGATAACCCTATTGTACGGGCAAATGCTGTGAAGCTATTCCTTTGCTTGACAGAAGATGGTGATGAAAGCACCTTTTTGGAGCATGTGGGTCAGAGATGCACTGAGACTTTGCTCAGGATCATCAAAACTTCTAATGATGTAGAAGAGATTGCTGCTGCAATGGGTATTATCTCTAACCTTCCTAAGGAGAGACAACTCAATCAGTGGCTTGTAGACGCAGGGGCAGTTGAAACCATTTTTGGATGTCTCACTGATGGAAGTAAATATGCCTTACACAATAGGCAGGTAACAGAGAATGCTGTTGGAGCTATTTGCCGTTTCACTGTCTCAACAAATCAGGAATGGCAGAAGAGAGTAGCTGACGCTGGCATTATCCCTGTACTTGTTCAGTTTCTGGTATCTGGAACTGCCTTGACAAAACAAAATGCAGCCATTGCACTCAAGCAGTTTTCAGAAAGTTCCTTTGGCTTGAGCATGCCGATAAAGAGGCATGGGATCTTCCAGTGTTGCTCGGCTGCACCTGATACTGGCTGCCCTGCACACTTAGGCATGTGTACAGTTGAGTcttctttttgcatttttgaGGCTAATGCTTTGGAACCTCTGGTAAGGATGCTTGGGGAGTCCGAACTTGGGTCCTGTGAAGCTTCTTTAGATGCACTATTGACTTTGATAGATGGTGAAAGACGGAGCGGCATTAAAGCGCTAGCAGAAGCAAATGCCATTCTTCCAATTATAAAGTTATTGGGTTCACCTTCTGATAGACTGCAGGAGAAAACTCTAATTGCTTTAGAAAGAATTTTTCGGCTGGATGAGTTAAAGCAAAAATATGGAAGTTCAGCACAGATGTCATTGGTGGAAATTGCTCAGAAGAAAAATAGCCATTTGAAATCTCTTGCTGCCAAGGTACTTGTTCAGTTGAATCTACTTGGTCAACAGTCTTCCTATTTTGGGTGA
- the LOC132167131 gene encoding U-box domain-containing protein 44-like isoform X1, with amino-acid sequence MFNKTEWETELKRQEKTFKFPHFLRKVAFYSHFSQEPNGYISRESFAYFLGNLPKHGDSLTPASEMSKDVIISTSVVPLSELLSQTVLPIFDTVHAAKEVVIQKENFLKFSTYLDRIAFILKELSELNIDHSKGLENALEVLNREIKVAKQLALDCRNRNKVYLLINCRKIVKLLEDSTKDISRAVSLIPLASLDVSSGIKSQVSKLTKDMLDSEYRAAVTEEEILAKIQLGIQERNGDRSYANNLLVQIAEAVGISTEQSELKKEFEEFKREREDATLHNDFPEALQMEQIIALLEKTDVTTPPEDREKEYFEKRNSLGRKPLEPLHSFYCPINMDVMVDPVEASSGRTFERSAIEKWFAQGNDLCPSTHIPLDTSVLRPNKSLRQSIEEWKNRNTIITIASIKPRLQSSEEQEMLQPLCKLRDICIQRELHREWMTMEGYIPVLIGLLSANNREIRTQALFILFMLAKDSEDNKERIAKVENALESIVHLLARQIGEIKLALQLLLELSRNNGIRDSLGAVQGCILLLVTNLGSDDIQASNDAQELLENLYVLDQNVIQMAKANHFKPLLQRLSSGPENVRMIMVKTLSEIELTDHNKLSILKDGALRPLLQLLSNGDLEMKKVAVKALLHLSNVPENGLQMIREGAVGPLFELLYRHSLSSPTLREQVAATIMHLATSTTLQEADKEQVFLLESEEDIFKLFSLISLTGPDIQRSILQSFHAMCQSPSGFNIRLKLRQLSAVQVLVQLCEADNPIVRANAVKLFLCLTEDGDESTFLEHVGQRCTETLLRIIKTSNDVEEIAAAMGIISNLPKERQLNQWLVDAGAVETIFGCLTDGSKYALHNRQVTENAVGAICRFTVSTNQEWQKRVADAGIIPVLVQFLVSGTALTKQNAAIALKQFSESSFGLSMPIKRHGIFQCCSAAPDTGCPAHLGMCTVESSFCIFEANALEPLVRMLGESELGSCEASLDALLTLIDGERRSGIKALAEANAILPIIKLLGSPSDRLQEKTLIALERIFRLDELKQKYGSSAQMSLVEIAQKKNSHLKSLAAKVLVQLNLLGQQSSYFG; translated from the exons AGATGTCGAAGGACGTGATTATTAGTACCTCAGTGGTTCCATTATCTGAGTTACTCTCCCAGACTGTCCTTCCCATATTTGATACTGTACATGCTGCCAAGGAAGTCGTCATTCAGAAGGAGAATTTCTTGAAATTCTCGACTTATTTGGACAGGATTGCATTTATCTTAAAAGAATTGTCGGAGCTAAACATAGACCACTCCAAGGGCTTAGAAAATGCTCTGGAGGTTCTTAACCGAGAGATTAAAGTTGCTAAGCAGCTAGCACTTGACTGCAGAAACAGAAACAAGGTTTATCTCTTAATCAATTGCAGGAAGATTGTTAAACTTTTAGAGGACAGTACAAAAGATATTAGTCGAGCGGTAAGCCTCATCCCTTTGGCCTCTTTGGACGTTTCGTCAGGTATAAAAAGCCAGGTTAGCAAGCTCACCAAGGATATGCTGGATTCTGAGTATCGGGCAGCTGTAACCGAGGAAGAAATTTTGGCAAAGATTCAGTTAGGGATACAAGAGAGGAATGGTGATCGATCATATGCAAATAACTTGTTAGTTCAAATTGCTGAGGCTGTTGGGATATCCACTGAGCAGTCTGAACTGAAGAAAGAATTTGAAGAATTCAAAAGGGAAAGAGAAGATGCCACACTGCACAATGACTTCCCAGAAGCTTTACAAATGGAACAGATCATTGCATTGCTTGAAAAGACTGATGTCACAACACCTCCCGAGGACAGGGAGAAggaatattttgaaaagaggAACTCTTTAGGTCGAAAACCATTGGAACCTCTGCATTCATTTTATTGCCCCATCAATATGGATGTTATGGTTGACCCCGTGGAAGCTTCATCTGGTCGGACATTTGAGAGGAGTGCCATAGAGAAGTGGTTTGCTCAAGGGAATGATCTTTGTCCCTCGACCCACATCCCCTTGGACACTTCGGTTCTCCGGCCCAACAAAAGTCTTCGACAATCAATTGAAGAATGGAAGAACAGGAACACCATCATTACCATTGCCTCTATCAAACCCAGACTCCAGTCAAGTGAAGAGCAAGAAATGCTTCAACCCTTATGCAAACTGCGAGATATTTGCATACAAAGAGAGTTACACCGGGAGTGGATGACAATGGAGGGCTACATTCCAGTTCTAATTGGACTTCTCAGTGCCAATAATCGTGAAATAAGAACTCAAGCTCTCTTCATCTTATTTATGCTTGCAAAAGATAGTGAAGACAATAAG GAAAGAATTGCTAAAGTGGAGAATGCACTTGAATCCATAGTTCACTTACTTGCACGCCAAATTGGTGAAATTAAGTTGGCATTGCAGTTGTTATTGGAACTGTCTAGAAATAATGGCATACGAGATTCTCTTGGAGCAGTTCAGGGCTGCATACTTCTCTTGGTGACCAATTTAGGCAGTGATGATATTCAAGCTTCCAATGATGCCCAAGAGCTTCTGGAGAACTTGTATGTTCTTGATCAGAACGTTATACAGATGGCAAAGGCAAATCATTTTAAACCTTTGTTGCAGCGTCTTTCTTCAG GACCAGAAAATGTTAGAATGATCATGGTTAAAACTTTGTCAGAAATTGAATTGACTGATCACAACAAATTGTCCATATTGAAAGATGGGGCGTTGAGGCCACTTCTTCAATTGCTCTCAAATGGTGATTTAGAGATGAAGAAAGTGGCCGTTAAAGCTCTTCTGCACCTCTCTAATGTACCAGAAAATGGCCTCCAGATGATCAGAGAAGGTGCAGTTGGGCCACTATTTGAACTTCTGTATCGTCACAGTTTATCATCACCAACTTTGCGTGAGCAGGTAGCTGCCACAATCATGCACCTTGCAACATCTACCACTCTCCAAGAAGCTGATAAGGAGCAGGTTTTCTTGTTGGAATCTGAGGAGgatatttttaagcttttttcaCTTATATCCTTAACAGGACCAGACATACAAAGAAGCATTCTCCAAAGCTTTCACGCAATGTGCCAATCTCCATCTGGTTTTAACATCAGGTTGAAGTTGAGGCAG CTCTCTGCTGTTCAAGTATTGGTTCAATTATGCGAGGCTGATAACCCTATTGTACGGGCAAATGCTGTGAAGCTATTCCTTTGCTTGACAGAAGATGGTGATGAAAGCACCTTTTTGGAGCATGTGGGTCAGAGATGCACTGAGACTTTGCTCAGGATCATCAAAACTTCTAATGATGTAGAAGAGATTGCTGCTGCAATGGGTATTATCTCTAACCTTCCTAAGGAGAGACAACTCAATCAGTGGCTTGTAGACGCAGGGGCAGTTGAAACCATTTTTGGATGTCTCACTGATGGAAGTAAATATGCCTTACACAATAGGCAGGTAACAGAGAATGCTGTTGGAGCTATTTGCCGTTTCACTGTCTCAACAAATCAGGAATGGCAGAAGAGAGTAGCTGACGCTGGCATTATCCCTGTACTTGTTCAGTTTCTGGTATCTGGAACTGCCTTGACAAAACAAAATGCAGCCATTGCACTCAAGCAGTTTTCAGAAAGTTCCTTTGGCTTGAGCATGCCGATAAAGAGGCATGGGATCTTCCAGTGTTGCTCGGCTGCACCTGATACTGGCTGCCCTGCACACTTAGGCATGTGTACAGTTGAGTcttctttttgcatttttgaGGCTAATGCTTTGGAACCTCTGGTAAGGATGCTTGGGGAGTCCGAACTTGGGTCCTGTGAAGCTTCTTTAGATGCACTATTGACTTTGATAGATGGTGAAAGACGGAGCGGCATTAAAGCGCTAGCAGAAGCAAATGCCATTCTTCCAATTATAAAGTTATTGGGTTCACCTTCTGATAGACTGCAGGAGAAAACTCTAATTGCTTTAGAAAGAATTTTTCGGCTGGATGAGTTAAAGCAAAAATATGGAAGTTCAGCACAGATGTCATTGGTGGAAATTGCTCAGAAGAAAAATAGCCATTTGAAATCTCTTGCTGCCAAGGTACTTGTTCAGTTGAATCTACTTGGTCAACAGTCTTCCTATTTTGGGTGA